One segment of Nocardia farcinica DNA contains the following:
- a CDS encoding helix-turn-helix domain-containing protein, with translation MSDNELGLFLRSRREAVEPARVGLPAGPRRRTPGLRRAELATLAGVSVEYLTRLEQGRDRRPSPAVLSALSDALRLTPNERVHLYRLTKASDPGFTCTGQQPAAREVRPTVRALLDHLDPAAAALFDQTGVVVAATTAYRRLMAPTGLFDPDNDGHLAWYVFADPRARELYPDWSHVADQWVATLKQGPFRADPALAALADQLTVVAGAEFTDRVASVPGLPAASGVMRMNHPEVGALRLAYETLDLSADDAQRLVVHLPADEATAAALDTLAGRRPGGLRAVSG, from the coding sequence AGCCCGCCCGGGTCGGCCTGCCCGCGGGCCCGCGGCGCCGCACCCCCGGCCTGCGGCGTGCCGAACTGGCGACGCTGGCCGGGGTGAGCGTGGAATACCTCACCCGGCTCGAACAGGGCCGCGACCGCAGGCCCTCGCCCGCGGTGCTGTCGGCGCTGTCGGACGCCCTGCGGCTGACCCCGAACGAGCGGGTGCACCTGTATCGCCTCACGAAGGCGAGCGACCCGGGCTTCACCTGCACGGGGCAGCAGCCGGCCGCCCGCGAGGTGCGTCCCACCGTGCGCGCCCTGCTCGACCACCTCGATCCGGCCGCCGCGGCGCTGTTCGACCAGACCGGCGTCGTGGTCGCCGCCACCACGGCCTACCGCAGGCTGATGGCGCCGACCGGGCTGTTCGACCCCGACAACGACGGCCACCTCGCCTGGTACGTCTTCGCCGATCCGCGAGCCCGCGAGCTCTACCCCGACTGGTCGCACGTCGCCGATCAATGGGTCGCCACCCTCAAGCAGGGGCCCTTCCGCGCCGATCCGGCCCTGGCCGCGCTGGCCGACCAGCTCACCGTGGTGGCGGGCGCGGAGTTCACCGACCGGGTGGCGTCGGTGCCCGGCCTGCCCGCCGCGAGCGGCGTGATGCGGATGAACCATCCCGAGGTCGGCGCGTTGCGGCTGGCCTACGAGACACTCGACCTCTCCGCCGACGACGCGCAACGGCTGGTCGTGCACCTGCCCGCGGACGAGGCCACCGCCGCGGCCCTGGACACCCTGGCCGGGCGGCGTCCCGGTGGCCTGCGCGCGGTCTCCGGGTGA
- the prfB gene encoding peptide chain release factor 2: MHPDVSADLAELDATLKTVESVLDIEELRRRIDELEHQAADPDLWNDQDHAQRVTSELSHAQGELRRVEDLRRRLEDLPVLYELAEGEEGEARTAALEEADAERAALHSDVEAMEVRTLLSGEYDKREALVNIRSGAGGVDAADWAEMLMRMYIRWADRHGYPVEVYDTSYAEEAGIKSATFAVKTPYAYGTLSVEMGTHRLVRISPFDNQGRRQTSFAEVEVLPVVETTDHIEVPETEIRVDVYRSSGPGGQSVNTTDSAVRITHIPTGIVVTCQNEKSQLQNKISAMRVLQAKLLERKRQEERAEMDALKTNEGASWGNQMRSYVLHPYQMVKDLRTNYEVNNPSAVLNGDIDGFIESGIRWRMRESQAS; this comes from the coding sequence GTGCATCCTGACGTTTCCGCTGATCTCGCCGAACTCGACGCCACCCTCAAGACGGTCGAGTCGGTCCTCGACATCGAGGAACTGCGCCGCCGCATCGATGAGCTCGAACACCAGGCCGCGGACCCGGACCTGTGGAACGACCAGGACCATGCCCAGCGCGTGACCAGCGAACTCTCCCACGCGCAGGGCGAGTTGCGCCGGGTCGAGGATCTGCGCAGGCGGCTCGAGGACCTGCCGGTGCTCTACGAACTCGCCGAGGGCGAGGAGGGCGAGGCCAGGACGGCCGCGCTCGAGGAGGCCGACGCCGAGCGCGCCGCGCTGCACAGCGACGTGGAGGCGATGGAGGTCCGCACCCTGCTCTCGGGCGAGTACGACAAGCGCGAGGCGCTGGTCAACATCCGTTCCGGCGCCGGTGGCGTGGACGCCGCGGACTGGGCCGAGATGCTGATGCGCATGTACATCCGCTGGGCCGACCGGCACGGCTACCCGGTGGAGGTCTACGACACCTCCTACGCCGAGGAGGCCGGGATCAAGAGCGCCACCTTCGCGGTGAAGACCCCCTACGCCTACGGCACCCTCTCGGTCGAGATGGGCACCCACCGGCTGGTGCGGATCAGCCCGTTCGACAACCAGGGCCGCAGGCAGACCTCCTTCGCCGAGGTCGAGGTCCTGCCGGTGGTGGAGACCACCGACCACATCGAGGTGCCCGAGACCGAGATCCGCGTCGACGTCTACCGTTCGTCGGGTCCGGGCGGCCAGTCGGTCAACACCACCGACTCCGCGGTGCGCATCACCCACATCCCCACCGGCATCGTCGTGACCTGCCAGAACGAGAAATCGCAGCTGCAGAACAAGATCTCGGCCATGCGCGTGCTGCAGGCCAAGCTGCTCGAACGCAAGCGGCAGGAGGAGCGCGCCGAGATGGACGCCCTCAAGACCAACGAGGGCGCGTCCTGGGGCAACCAGATGCGGTCGTACGTGCTGCACCCGTACCAGATGGTCAAGGACCTGCGCACCAACTACGAGGTGAACAATCCCTCGGCCGTGCTCAATGGTGACATCGACGGCTTCATCGAGAGCGGCATCCGCTGGCGCATGCGCGAGAGTCAAGCGAGTTAG
- a CDS encoding mechanosensitive ion channel family protein produces MTALASAAENTAWLRSNGLEIVLLILGAMLFSRFATYVRDRITAKIDAGFRGGDALVRTEAAKHRHALAQVLTWVVLTIAYVLVGMEVLQRLGFQVTGLVAPAAVLGAALGFGAQRIVQDILAGFFLITERQYGFGDVVRIAVTGSAEMAEGTVEDVTLRITTLRNADGEVITVPNGQIVKVTNLSKDWARAAIDVPVAASADITRVNEILHKVGAEAFRDPRLEPLLLDEPTVMGLDDLSVDQMNIRMVARTLPGKQFEVGRELRVRVASALRREGISETA; encoded by the coding sequence GTGACGGCGCTCGCCTCGGCCGCCGAGAACACGGCCTGGTTGCGTTCCAACGGCCTCGAGATCGTGCTGCTGATCCTCGGCGCGATGCTGTTCAGCCGGTTCGCGACGTACGTACGCGACCGGATCACCGCGAAGATCGACGCCGGGTTCCGCGGCGGCGACGCCCTGGTGCGCACCGAGGCCGCCAAGCACCGGCACGCGCTGGCGCAGGTGCTCACCTGGGTGGTGCTCACCATCGCCTACGTGCTGGTGGGCATGGAGGTGCTGCAGCGCCTCGGCTTCCAGGTGACCGGCCTGGTCGCGCCCGCGGCCGTGCTCGGCGCCGCGCTCGGCTTCGGCGCGCAGCGCATCGTGCAGGACATCCTCGCCGGGTTCTTCCTCATCACCGAGCGCCAGTACGGCTTCGGCGATGTGGTCCGGATCGCGGTCACCGGCTCGGCCGAGATGGCCGAGGGCACGGTCGAGGACGTGACCCTGCGCATCACCACGCTGCGCAACGCCGACGGCGAGGTGATCACCGTGCCGAACGGGCAGATCGTGAAAGTGACCAACCTGTCCAAGGATTGGGCGCGCGCCGCGATCGACGTGCCGGTGGCCGCCAGCGCCGACATCACCCGGGTGAACGAGATCCTGCACAAGGTAGGCGCCGAGGCCTTCCGTGATCCGCGACTCGAGCCGCTGCTGCTCGACGAGCCGACGGTGATGGGTTTGGACGACCTCTCGGTGGATCAGATGAACATCAGGATGGTCGCGCGCACATTGCCGGGCAAGCAGTTCGAGGTCGGCCGCGAGCTGCGGGTCCGGGTGGCCTCGGCACTGCGCCGGGAGGGAATCAGTGAAACTGCGTAA
- the ftsE gene encoding cell division ATP-binding protein FtsE: MITMRNVTKSYKTSTRPALDNITVDVDKGEFVFIIGPSGSGKSTFMRLLLKEESPTAGEIRVADFRVDRLPGRKVPKLRQRMGCVFQDFRLLQQKTVQENVAFALEVIGKRRQVIERTVPEVLDMVGLGGKADRLPSELSGGEQQRVAIARAFVNRPLVLLADEPTGNLDPDTSGEIMLLLERINRTGTTVLMATHDNHIVDAMRRRVVELDHGRLVRDEATGVYGVGR, translated from the coding sequence GTGATCACCATGCGGAACGTCACCAAGTCGTACAAGACCTCGACGCGACCCGCGCTGGACAACATCACGGTGGATGTGGACAAGGGCGAGTTCGTCTTCATCATCGGACCGTCCGGTTCCGGGAAGTCGACCTTCATGCGGCTGCTGCTCAAGGAGGAGTCGCCGACGGCCGGAGAGATCCGGGTCGCCGATTTCCGGGTCGACCGGTTGCCCGGGCGCAAGGTTCCCAAGCTGCGTCAGCGGATGGGCTGCGTGTTCCAGGACTTCCGGTTGCTGCAGCAGAAGACGGTCCAGGAGAACGTGGCGTTCGCGCTGGAAGTGATCGGCAAGCGGCGTCAGGTCATCGAGCGCACCGTCCCCGAGGTGCTCGACATGGTGGGCCTCGGCGGCAAGGCCGACCGGCTGCCCAGCGAGCTGTCCGGTGGTGAGCAGCAGCGCGTGGCGATCGCGCGCGCGTTCGTGAACCGGCCGCTGGTGCTGCTGGCCGACGAGCCGACCGGCAACCTCGACCCCGACACCAGCGGCGAGATCATGCTGCTGCTCGAGCGCATCAACCGCACCGGCACCACGGTGCTGATGGCCACCCACGACAACCACATCGTCGACGCGATGCGCAGACGGGTGGTCGAACTCGATCACGGCAGGCTGGTGCGCGACGAGGCGACCGGCGTCTACGGGGTGGGGCGGTAA
- the ftsX gene encoding permease-like cell division protein FtsX has translation MRGSFLLGEVVTGLRRNVTMTVAMILTTAVSLAMLGGGLLSVRMADKTEQYFTGRLEVRFYLDENISDNDPDCAADPCKTLLADMKATSGVVSVQFLNRAAALEEAKKLFEDQPEMVQYISETPLPASMRVKMTDGGQYEHIYQTFADREGVRTVANDREFVDRLLRLFDGLRNAAFGLAVVMALAALLLIANMMQIAAFTRRTEVGIMRLVGATRWYTQLPFLLEAVVAAVIGSLLAIAGLLVARPLVIDRALGPLFDSNVFPRITGDDIAVVALTIAPVGVLAAAVAAYVTLRYYVRE, from the coding sequence ATGCGCGGCAGCTTCCTGCTCGGCGAGGTCGTCACCGGCCTGCGCCGCAACGTGACCATGACCGTGGCGATGATCCTCACCACCGCGGTCTCGCTGGCGATGCTCGGCGGCGGCCTGCTGTCGGTGCGGATGGCCGACAAGACCGAGCAGTACTTCACCGGCCGGCTCGAGGTGCGCTTCTACCTCGACGAGAACATCTCCGACAACGACCCCGACTGCGCCGCCGACCCGTGCAAGACGCTGCTGGCGGACATGAAGGCCACCTCGGGCGTGGTGAGCGTGCAGTTCCTCAACCGCGCGGCCGCCCTCGAGGAGGCCAAGAAGCTGTTCGAGGACCAGCCGGAGATGGTGCAGTACATCTCCGAGACGCCGCTGCCCGCCTCGATGCGGGTGAAGATGACCGACGGCGGCCAGTACGAGCACATCTATCAGACCTTCGCCGACCGCGAGGGCGTGCGCACGGTCGCCAACGATCGCGAGTTCGTCGACCGGCTGCTGCGGTTGTTCGACGGCCTGCGCAACGCGGCCTTCGGCCTGGCGGTGGTGATGGCGCTGGCGGCGCTGCTGCTGATCGCGAACATGATGCAGATCGCGGCGTTCACCCGCCGCACCGAGGTCGGCATCATGCGCCTGGTCGGCGCGACCCGCTGGTACACCCAGCTGCCGTTCCTGCTCGAGGCCGTGGTCGCGGCGGTGATCGGGTCCCTGCTGGCGATCGCCGGACTGCTGGTCGCGCGTCCGCTGGTGATCGACCGGGCGCTGGGGCCGCTGTTCGACAGCAATGTGTTCCCCCGCATCACCGGCGACGACATCGCCGTGGTCGCGCTGACCATCGCACCGGTCGGCGTGCTGGCCGCCGCGGTCGCGGCCTATGTCACGCTGCGCTACTACGTGCGGGAGTGA
- the recQ gene encoding DNA helicase RecQ: MGRVDHPDAFSPATDAPSGAGIGAAQEVLRRVFGYDSFRGDQAAIVEHVIGGGDALVLMPTGGGKSLCYQVPALVRPGVGVVVSPLIALMQDQVDALSALGVRAGFLNSTQFPDERATVEAQFLAGELDLLYLAPERLRLESTARLLDRGTVALFAIDEAHCVAQWGHDFRPDYLALSMLHERWPDVPRIALTATATEKTRDEIIHRLDLGSARRFVASFDRPNIQYRIEPKNRAERQLLDFIRTEHPGDAGIVYCLSRNSVEKTAAFLNENGIGAVPYHAGLDNRTRAANQSRFLREDGLVVVATIAFGMGIDKPDVRFVAHLDLPKSVEGYYQETGRAGRDGLPATAWMVYGLNDVVQQRKLIDSSEGDAAHRRQLQLHLDAMLALCETVDCRRAQLLAYFGQHGTGCGNCDTCLNPPESWDGTVAAQKLLSAVLRLDRERGQAFGAGHVLDILLGKKNPKVLQYDHHELTVFGVGADLRDTEWRGVVRQLLAQGLLAVRGDYGVLTLTPASEEVLFGGRKVMLRREPERPVKQARGGKAARAVVADLPAADVPVFEKLREWRAATAKEQGVPAYVVFHDATLREIAARKPTTLAELGGVGGVGENKLAKYGQQVLDVLAAA, translated from the coding sequence ATGGGCCGCGTGGATCACCCCGACGCCTTCTCGCCCGCCACCGACGCCCCCTCCGGGGCCGGAATCGGTGCGGCACAAGAGGTTCTGCGGCGCGTCTTCGGGTACGACAGCTTCCGCGGCGACCAGGCGGCCATCGTCGAGCACGTCATCGGCGGTGGCGACGCCCTGGTGCTGATGCCGACCGGCGGCGGCAAGTCGCTGTGCTACCAGGTGCCCGCGCTGGTGCGGCCCGGTGTCGGGGTGGTGGTCTCGCCGCTCATCGCGTTGATGCAGGACCAGGTCGATGCCCTGTCCGCGCTGGGCGTGCGCGCCGGCTTCCTCAACTCCACCCAGTTCCCCGACGAGCGCGCCACCGTCGAGGCGCAGTTCCTGGCCGGGGAGCTCGACCTGCTCTACCTCGCCCCGGAGCGGCTGCGGCTGGAGTCCACCGCGCGGCTGCTCGACCGTGGCACGGTCGCGTTGTTCGCCATCGACGAGGCGCACTGCGTCGCGCAGTGGGGCCACGACTTCCGCCCCGACTACCTGGCGCTGTCGATGCTGCACGAGCGCTGGCCGGACGTGCCGCGCATCGCGCTCACCGCCACCGCCACCGAGAAGACCCGCGACGAGATCATCCACCGGCTCGACCTCGGGTCGGCGCGCCGCTTCGTCGCCAGCTTCGACCGGCCCAACATCCAGTACCGCATCGAGCCGAAGAACCGCGCCGAGCGGCAACTGCTCGATTTCATCCGCACCGAGCACCCCGGCGACGCGGGCATCGTGTACTGCCTCTCGCGCAACTCCGTGGAGAAGACCGCCGCCTTCCTGAACGAGAACGGCATCGGGGCGGTGCCGTATCACGCGGGCCTGGACAACCGCACCCGCGCGGCGAACCAGTCCCGGTTCCTGCGCGAGGACGGCCTCGTGGTGGTCGCCACCATCGCCTTCGGCATGGGTATCGACAAGCCGGACGTCCGCTTCGTTGCCCATCTCGACCTGCCCAAATCGGTGGAGGGCTACTACCAGGAGACCGGTCGCGCGGGCCGCGACGGACTGCCCGCGACCGCGTGGATGGTCTACGGCCTCAACGACGTGGTGCAGCAGCGCAAACTCATCGACTCCTCCGAGGGCGACGCCGCGCACCGCAGGCAGTTGCAGCTGCATCTGGACGCGATGCTCGCGCTGTGTGAAACCGTGGACTGCCGCCGTGCGCAACTGCTGGCCTACTTCGGCCAGCACGGCACCGGCTGCGGCAACTGCGACACCTGCCTGAATCCACCCGAATCCTGGGACGGCACCGTGGCCGCCCAGAAATTGCTCTCGGCGGTGCTGCGGCTCGACCGGGAACGCGGCCAGGCCTTCGGCGCGGGCCACGTGCTCGACATCCTGCTCGGCAAGAAGAACCCCAAGGTGCTGCAGTACGACCACCACGAACTGACGGTGTTCGGTGTCGGTGCCGATCTGCGCGACACCGAGTGGCGCGGCGTGGTGCGACAACTCCTGGCACAGGGGTTGCTCGCGGTGCGCGGCGACTACGGGGTGCTGACGCTCACCCCGGCCAGCGAGGAGGTGCTCTTCGGCGGCCGCAAGGTGATGTTGCGGCGCGAACCCGAGCGCCCGGTCAAGCAGGCGCGCGGCGGTAAGGCCGCGCGCGCGGTGGTCGCCGATCTGCCCGCCGCCGACGTGCCGGTGTTCGAGAAGCTGCGCGAATGGCGGGCCGCCACGGCCAAGGAACAGGGGGTGCCCGCCTACGTCGTCTTCCACGACGCGACGCTGCGCGAGATCGCTGCGCGCAAGCCGACCACGCTGGCCGAGCTCGGCGGCGTCGGCGGGGTCGGCGAGAACAAGCTGGCCAAGTACGGTCAGCAGGTGCTCGACGTGCTCGCCGCCGCATGA
- a CDS encoding metallophosphoesterase gives MSEAQGIGRRELLTGAAALAAGVGLAGLTPAQAVPVDAGVQKFGFPTGRSVRVLVTGDAGTGTRTQWAVADAARAWHAREPFGMALGLGDNIYETGPNSGDDIQFGAKFEQPNTGLDFPWAMVLGNHDTSSILPGDGGWLLRGNHEVEYHAVSPRWWMPSRYYSVRVPDPDPVVEFFVLDLNPLAAYIPPILSPYWSVDGQYMTEQRTWFDRAVAESPARWKVVCTHHPYLSNGPHGNAGRYEGLTLEPINGVHVQRFFAEHVLGACHFILSGHDHCLQVLDPGPAAKGTRQIVSGAAAKTVGALPRQVEGGTPALFESYHQLGFMVMEFGPASVDLRVVTVDAATAAGTEEFARRIA, from the coding sequence ATGAGTGAGGCACAGGGCATCGGGCGCCGGGAACTGCTGACCGGCGCGGCCGCGCTCGCGGCGGGTGTCGGGCTAGCCGGGCTCACCCCGGCCCAGGCCGTGCCGGTCGACGCGGGCGTGCAGAAGTTCGGCTTTCCCACCGGCCGCTCGGTGCGGGTGCTCGTCACCGGCGACGCGGGCACCGGCACCCGCACCCAGTGGGCCGTCGCCGACGCCGCCCGCGCCTGGCACGCCCGCGAACCCTTCGGCATGGCGCTCGGCCTCGGCGACAACATCTACGAGACCGGCCCGAACAGCGGCGACGACATCCAGTTCGGTGCCAAGTTCGAGCAACCCAACACCGGCCTGGACTTCCCGTGGGCGATGGTGCTCGGCAACCACGACACCAGCTCGATCCTGCCCGGCGACGGTGGCTGGCTGCTGCGCGGCAATCACGAGGTCGAGTACCACGCCGTCTCACCCCGCTGGTGGATGCCGAGCCGGTACTACTCGGTGCGGGTGCCCGACCCCGACCCGGTCGTCGAGTTCTTCGTGCTCGATCTCAACCCGCTCGCCGCCTACATCCCGCCGATCCTCTCGCCCTACTGGTCGGTGGACGGTCAGTACATGACCGAGCAGCGCACCTGGTTCGACCGCGCGGTCGCCGAGTCGCCCGCGCGGTGGAAGGTCGTGTGCACCCATCACCCGTACCTGAGCAACGGCCCGCACGGTAACGCAGGCCGCTACGAAGGGCTCACGCTGGAGCCGATCAACGGCGTGCACGTGCAGCGCTTCTTCGCCGAACATGTCCTCGGCGCCTGCCACTTCATCCTGTCCGGCCACGACCACTGCCTGCAGGTGCTCGACCCGGGCCCGGCGGCCAAGGGCACTCGCCAGATCGTCTCCGGCGCCGCCGCCAAGACCGTCGGCGCGCTACCGCGCCAGGTCGAGGGCGGCACCCCGGCGCTGTTCGAGAGCTACCACCAACTCGGGTTCATGGTCATGGAATTCGGACCCGCGAGCGTGGATCTGCGTGTGGTGACCGTGGATGCGGCCACCGCCGCGGGCACCGAGGAATTCGCCCGCCGCATCGCCTGA
- the smpB gene encoding SsrA-binding protein SmpB, with translation MKEKGRKVIATNRRARHNYTILDTYEAGIVLVGTEVKSLREGKASLVDAFATVDNGEVWLRGLHIPEFSHGTWTNHSPRRVRKLLLHKREIERLVGKSREGNQTLVPLSMYFSDGKVKVELALARGKQDYDKRQDLARRTAEREVTRELGRRVKGMR, from the coding sequence ATGAAGGAGAAGGGGCGAAAGGTCATCGCGACCAACCGCCGGGCGCGGCACAACTACACGATCCTGGACACCTACGAGGCCGGGATCGTGCTGGTCGGTACCGAGGTCAAGAGTCTGCGCGAGGGCAAGGCCTCGCTGGTGGACGCCTTCGCGACCGTCGACAACGGCGAGGTGTGGCTGCGCGGCCTGCACATCCCCGAGTTCAGCCACGGCACCTGGACCAATCATTCGCCCCGCCGCGTGCGAAAGCTGCTGTTGCACAAGCGCGAGATCGAACGGCTGGTCGGTAAATCCCGCGAGGGCAACCAGACGCTGGTGCCGCTGTCGATGTACTTCTCCGACGGCAAGGTCAAGGTCGAGCTGGCGTTGGCGCGCGGTAAGCAGGACTACGACAAGCGCCAGGATCTGGCCCGCCGCACCGCCGAACGCGAGGTGACCCGTGAGCTGGGCCGTCGCGTCAAGGGCATGCGCTGA
- a CDS encoding ABC transporter substrate-binding protein, giving the protein MRTIGRRHRLFHTAVIGSVLGLALVTGCTDAAEQAGPGVTDAPCPQALDESKGCIYLGVLSDLADGPFTALGSSIHDGQRAFWHAVNAAGGIAGREVDISTYARNTGYDPQRHRAEYARIEPHVLALAMSFGTAQTMGVLPEMEAAGVVTGAGTLWSGWQYPDTDRNLVLDYGFSYCAEAVLGLDWFSGAHYLPSGIGIVAYRGNYGGDYASGAMRWAAANGIPVTARIDTGPNSEVGNQDGPVATILASKPDVVVLATGPVEAAEIIGKLVAGGYEGRFLGSTPTWNSALLRTPAAEAITALYNYTSPFDGWDGHSAGAAKARAATTEPPANWGYNLGWATSYPMKELLTAAAAQGPLTRAALRRALSGLTVDSEGMAPQRRYGTDRPDLAAERAVISVPDPDAPLGSRTLAADYRGPTLERITFSGPCARL; this is encoded by the coding sequence ATGCGAACCATCGGCCGGCGCCACCGTCTGTTCCACACCGCCGTGATCGGTTCGGTTCTGGGATTGGCGCTGGTCACCGGGTGTACCGACGCGGCCGAGCAGGCCGGTCCCGGCGTCACCGACGCGCCGTGCCCCCAGGCACTCGACGAGTCCAAGGGCTGCATCTACCTGGGGGTGCTGTCGGATCTGGCGGACGGTCCGTTCACCGCGCTCGGGTCCTCCATCCACGACGGACAGCGGGCGTTCTGGCACGCGGTCAACGCGGCGGGCGGTATCGCGGGCCGCGAGGTGGACATCAGCACCTACGCCAGGAACACCGGCTACGACCCGCAGCGGCACCGGGCCGAGTACGCGCGGATCGAGCCGCACGTGCTGGCGCTGGCGATGAGTTTCGGCACCGCCCAGACGATGGGGGTGCTGCCGGAGATGGAAGCCGCCGGGGTGGTGACCGGCGCGGGCACGCTGTGGTCGGGCTGGCAGTACCCGGACACCGACCGGAACCTGGTGCTGGACTACGGCTTCTCCTACTGCGCGGAGGCGGTGCTCGGGCTGGACTGGTTCAGCGGCGCCCACTATCTGCCCAGCGGGATCGGCATCGTCGCCTATCGCGGCAACTACGGCGGTGACTACGCGAGCGGAGCGATGCGCTGGGCCGCGGCCAACGGCATTCCGGTCACCGCCCGCATCGACACCGGGCCGAACTCGGAGGTCGGCAACCAGGACGGGCCGGTGGCGACGATCCTGGCGAGCAAACCGGACGTGGTCGTACTGGCGACCGGCCCGGTCGAGGCCGCGGAGATCATCGGCAAGCTGGTCGCGGGCGGCTACGAGGGCCGGTTCCTCGGCTCGACGCCGACCTGGAACAGTGCCCTGCTGCGGACTCCGGCCGCCGAGGCGATCACCGCCCTCTACAACTACACCTCACCGTTCGACGGCTGGGACGGGCACAGCGCGGGTGCGGCCAAGGCCCGCGCCGCAACCACCGAACCGCCCGCGAACTGGGGCTACAACCTGGGCTGGGCCACCTCGTATCCGATGAAGGAACTGCTCACCGCGGCGGCCGCGCAGGGCCCGCTGACCCGCGCCGCGCTGCGGCGGGCGTTGAGCGGCCTGACGGTCGACTCCGAGGGCATGGCACCGCAGCGGCGCTACGGCACCGACCGGCCCGACCTCGCCGCGGAGCGGGCGGTGATCAGTGTGCCGGACCCGGACGCACCGTTGGGTTCGCGCACGCTGGCCGCCGACTACCGTGGTCCGACGCTCGAGCGCATCACCTTCTCCGGGCCGTGCGCGCGGCTCTGA
- a CDS encoding tyrosine-type recombinase/integrase — protein MFSMILDEAVEEKRIAANPAAKIDLPRRVPVDHVYLTHDQMAGVAAECSKGSAIVMLLAYSGLRWGEMAALRPRDVDLRRRRIHVVSSASTINARTVTTTPKTWELRSVAIPTEVAELLAPVVAAQRDPAGLLWSRPDGSPIRPPTTTHWFIKAVGRCIAASRCRSTRTAPRARRRSRA, from the coding sequence GTGTTCTCGATGATCCTCGACGAGGCAGTCGAGGAGAAACGTATCGCGGCGAACCCCGCCGCGAAGATCGACCTACCCCGACGCGTGCCCGTCGATCACGTCTACCTCACGCACGACCAGATGGCCGGCGTCGCCGCCGAGTGCAGCAAGGGCAGCGCAATCGTGATGCTGCTCGCGTACTCCGGCCTGCGCTGGGGCGAGATGGCGGCTCTGCGCCCGCGTGATGTCGACCTCCGGCGGCGCCGAATCCACGTCGTCAGCTCGGCGTCGACGATCAACGCGCGGACGGTGACCACGACACCGAAGACGTGGGAGCTCCGTTCGGTCGCGATACCGACCGAAGTCGCCGAACTCCTCGCGCCGGTCGTCGCCGCGCAGCGCGATCCGGCGGGCCTGCTCTGGTCTCGGCCCGACGGGTCACCGATCCGGCCGCCGACCACAACCCACTGGTTCATCAAGGCGGTAGGCCGGTGTATCGCAGCGTCTCGGTGCCGGTCGACGAGGACGGCACCCCGGGCCCGGCGACGTTCCCGCGCGTGA
- a CDS encoding DUF3558 domain-containing protein yields MHTTIAARAMIAGAAVLALTTGCGTEIGGQTTSAAPTTPAMDNLLNPCTDIPDEWLIETGLDPSTERDLVNPTEASAWRNCGWNSADQPYRMDLMSSSRTLDETRNSTSVNILGDTTVGARPALLTRVKSDTTNETCYVTFPAQQGSFTVTVGWLRSDPPQNICDIAVEHATDLEAHLPK; encoded by the coding sequence ATGCACACCACCATCGCCGCACGCGCCATGATCGCCGGGGCCGCGGTCCTCGCGCTGACGACCGGATGCGGAACCGAGATCGGTGGACAAACCACGTCGGCCGCGCCGACCACGCCCGCGATGGACAACCTGCTCAACCCGTGCACCGACATCCCCGACGAATGGCTGATCGAGACCGGACTCGATCCGTCCACCGAACGCGACCTCGTCAACCCAACCGAGGCATCGGCGTGGCGCAACTGCGGATGGAACTCCGCCGACCAGCCCTACCGCATGGACCTGATGTCCAGCAGCCGCACCCTCGACGAAACCCGCAACAGCACCAGCGTCAACATCCTCGGCGACACGACGGTCGGCGCCAGGCCCGCGCTGCTCACGCGAGTCAAATCCGACACCACCAACGAAACCTGCTACGTGACCTTCCCCGCCCAACAAGGCTCGTTCACCGTGACGGTCGGGTGGCTACGCAGCGACCCCCCGCAGAACATCTGCGACATTGCGGTCGAGCACGCCACAGATCTCGAAGCGCACCTACCGAAGTGA
- a CDS encoding DMT family transporter — protein sequence MSWLLLAFAGLVEIAWSQSIKPTQNFTRPLPTLLCFALAATAVYLLSLAMRTLPVGTAYAVFTGIGAVGAVGLGVVVHKDPLSAGRMMALALIVGGIVLARLTNPE from the coding sequence ATGAGCTGGCTGCTGCTCGCGTTCGCGGGCCTCGTGGAAATCGCCTGGTCCCAGAGCATCAAACCGACCCAGAACTTCACCCGCCCACTACCGACCCTGCTCTGCTTCGCCCTCGCCGCCACCGCCGTGTACCTGCTGTCACTGGCCATGCGCACCCTGCCGGTGGGGACCGCGTATGCGGTGTTCACCGGGATCGGAGCGGTGGGGGCCGTCGGATTGGGAGTGGTGGTGCACAAGGACCCGCTCAGCGCGGGCCGGATGATGGCGTTGGCGCTGATCGTCGGAGGGATCGTGCTGGCGCGACTCACCAACCCGGAATGA